From a region of the Paenibacillus lutimineralis genome:
- a CDS encoding stalk domain-containing protein gives MKRRDIFGKWFIIAFLAIGSLWPGGHEVKADSPVHVVSAAGGDLFGVAAWSDGSVTGWGYNKFGQVGDGTGIHQYVPKKIAGLAHVTQVAAAQSTSYAVTAEGEVWAWGEGYSGYVNDDPVLPYQKRELPSKLEGLRDVASISTNGSAGIAVHKDGTATLWHVFYDSDYKKQMKYVSLKGVTGIKEVHIMGSKALLLDQDGKLSSLNIYNDFYGRYRTVNEIKAPEILISEISRVAISWRDIFVLRKDGAVLQLNEKNQKLTAISGLKEISDIQTGYNRLYALKQDGTVWQWNYNSGSKAKPFQIKGLTGISAIWGTTGQTGFALNKKGEFLAWSNGYNAGLASGSGSEYNRSEALITPVQQALSWKVNGEDISFYATSGVVDNQLYVPYTSVFEAMGITITRKEVKANDPKAVPRSYTEWSFTYGSRTVSINKGKPGEVYINGKKSEAPANIISMSNSTLFPLEMICEGLGIDLKWNKATGEIVIQS, from the coding sequence ATGAAGCGAAGGGATATCTTCGGAAAATGGTTCATTATAGCCTTCCTGGCTATCGGCAGCTTATGGCCGGGCGGTCACGAAGTGAAGGCGGACTCTCCGGTTCATGTTGTTAGCGCCGCTGGTGGAGATTTATTTGGAGTAGCAGCCTGGAGCGATGGTTCCGTTACCGGATGGGGATACAATAAGTTCGGCCAGGTCGGGGACGGTACAGGCATTCATCAATATGTACCAAAGAAGATCGCAGGACTTGCGCATGTAACCCAGGTTGCGGCAGCGCAGAGTACTTCATATGCTGTGACGGCTGAGGGGGAGGTATGGGCATGGGGAGAGGGATATTCCGGTTATGTGAACGATGATCCTGTACTACCATATCAAAAAAGGGAACTTCCATCTAAGCTTGAAGGTCTAAGAGATGTGGCAAGCATCAGTACGAACGGTTCCGCAGGAATCGCAGTGCATAAAGACGGTACGGCTACATTGTGGCATGTTTTTTATGATTCTGATTATAAAAAGCAGATGAAGTATGTATCACTAAAAGGAGTTACAGGGATTAAAGAAGTTCATATTATGGGCTCGAAAGCACTGCTTCTGGATCAGGATGGCAAGTTGAGCTCGCTAAATATATATAATGACTTCTACGGAAGGTATCGGACTGTGAATGAGATAAAGGCACCAGAGATTCTCATATCGGAGATATCACGCGTAGCTATATCATGGCGAGACATCTTCGTGCTGCGTAAGGATGGAGCTGTACTTCAATTGAACGAGAAGAATCAGAAACTCACGGCTATCAGTGGGTTAAAAGAGATCTCTGATATCCAGACAGGTTATAACCGGCTCTATGCTCTTAAGCAGGACGGTACTGTCTGGCAGTGGAACTACAACTCTGGCAGCAAGGCCAAGCCATTTCAGATCAAAGGTTTGACAGGCATCTCGGCAATATGGGGAACGACGGGGCAGACAGGCTTTGCCTTAAATAAAAAAGGGGAGTTCCTGGCCTGGTCTAATGGTTATAACGCAGGGCTTGCCTCAGGCAGTGGCTCGGAATATAACCGCTCGGAGGCGCTGATAACTCCAGTGCAGCAAGCTCTGTCTTGGAAAGTGAACGGTGAGGACATCAGTTTTTATGCCACCTCAGGTGTAGTGGATAATCAATTATACGTTCCCTACACCAGTGTGTTTGAAGCGATGGGCATAACCATTACCCGCAAAGAAGTGAAGGCGAACGATCCGAAGGCTGTCCCGCGTTCTTACACGGAGTGGAGCTTCACTTATGGCAGCCGGACGGTATCCATAAACAAAGGCAAGCCAGGCGAGGTATACATCAATGGCAAAAAGTCGGAGGCTCCGGCCAACATCATCTCTATGTCCAACTCGACCCTGTTCCCGCTCGAGATGATCTGTGAAGGTCTGGGAATCGATTTAAAATGGAACAAAGCAACTGGAGAGATTGTGATTCAATCTTAA
- a CDS encoding AAA family ATPase has translation MSVIHMLVGIPGSGKSYYAKELTKREKAVLVATDSIRERLFGSESKQKNTYLVFDEAFAEIEQAFGTGRNVVFDATNVSRDRRLKFLKRFKDFPVQCHVFDTPFALAKERIEGRKRRISDTVLTKFAKNFEFPVLGEGFQALHLIHATAETDLDRPRLEQLLAEQAGHDELFAYLASSPHFRVMLGYDQENPHHSKTLSEHTYAVLDYINVFYEGDSLLAMQLAAVFHDAGKPFCKVWKEMRGYYSYYGHEHVSAMIACHVLNELGYEDDFILHVVNMVSFHMEILHGGDAGASRIYHLLGEDRLAELYFFCRSRFLC, from the coding sequence ATGAGTGTGATTCATATGCTGGTCGGTATTCCGGGTAGCGGGAAAAGCTATTATGCCAAAGAATTAACCAAGCGGGAAAAAGCAGTGCTGGTAGCGACCGATTCCATTCGGGAAAGATTGTTCGGCAGCGAGTCGAAGCAGAAAAACACGTATTTGGTTTTTGATGAGGCCTTTGCAGAGATAGAGCAGGCGTTTGGGACGGGCAGAAATGTGGTCTTTGATGCCACGAATGTCAGTCGGGATCGGCGTCTCAAGTTTTTGAAACGTTTCAAAGACTTCCCGGTCCAGTGCCACGTTTTTGATACTCCTTTTGCGCTAGCAAAGGAACGAATCGAGGGAAGAAAGCGACGGATCAGCGACACGGTGCTCACCAAGTTTGCCAAAAACTTCGAATTCCCTGTTTTAGGTGAAGGATTTCAAGCATTGCATCTGATTCATGCTACGGCAGAGACGGATCTCGATCGACCCAGGCTAGAGCAGTTGCTTGCGGAACAGGCGGGGCATGATGAACTGTTTGCTTATTTAGCAAGTTCGCCCCATTTTCGGGTCATGCTGGGATATGATCAAGAGAATCCGCATCATTCCAAAACCCTATCCGAGCATACCTATGCCGTCCTGGATTATATCAATGTCTTCTATGAAGGCGACAGCTTGCTGGCGATGCAGCTTGCAGCTGTATTCCACGACGCGGGTAAACCGTTCTGCAAAGTATGGAAAGAGATGCGCGGGTACTACTCGTATTACGGGCACGAGCATGTGTCTGCAATGATAGCTTGCCATGTGCTGAATGAGCTTGGCTATGAAGACGATTTTATTCTGCATGTTGTGAATATGGTCAGCTTCCATATGGAGATCTTGCACGGCGGTGATGCTGGTGCGTCCCGAATTTATCATTTGCTTGGCGAGGATCGGCTGGCGGAGCTCTATTTTTTTTGCCGAAGCAGATTCCTTTGCTAA
- a CDS encoding DUF1963 domain-containing protein yields the protein MTEKVPCQSEGCAAMILPSTAAKTGGYCMPCYQEQERRKREAYIQQHRKTVNLYEGLNDPVEILKIMHSPLQYDPLIKYTPYPRSKEQVYASLSPSEAESMAAYASHLLVSGDEDTSRDILSSLVSFRNESIAGCLPLLLEHELYYPGILYKDAGPDVRDRLLDQVEWDDENRNFILLALAWIGDEQVVRRFQEWRMKPPEWAEHLYVVPALYAREAGWELSDSGQRRNLVQGSSYAVEKMEDQRDSTVQQMFSGFLRHAAAACSWCSGKLTRLIDVDTTHTALARLNLSWERLQVDTCVNCGCYGVIYMELDGDGAPSWSAYNRKPDYLPDIELEEYSREYLLVGPQLMLSSIPRSAYYAAVWELDSHSKFGGYPGWVQDAGYPNCPCCGRSMLFIGQLDWSDLEDYGEGIYYMFICPKDRITATTYQQS from the coding sequence ATGACGGAAAAAGTTCCATGTCAAAGCGAAGGCTGCGCGGCTATGATTTTACCGTCAACAGCTGCTAAAACGGGAGGATACTGCATGCCCTGCTACCAGGAGCAAGAGCGGAGGAAGCGGGAAGCCTATATTCAACAGCATCGTAAAACGGTGAATCTGTATGAAGGGCTGAATGATCCGGTGGAAATTTTGAAAATCATGCACAGCCCCCTGCAATATGATCCGCTTATTAAATACACTCCATATCCACGCAGCAAAGAACAGGTTTACGCGTCGTTGTCTCCTAGTGAAGCGGAGAGCATGGCCGCTTATGCGTCTCATTTGCTGGTATCAGGAGATGAAGATACGAGCCGTGACATTCTATCCTCCCTTGTGAGCTTCCGTAACGAATCGATCGCCGGCTGCTTGCCGCTCCTCTTGGAACACGAGCTATACTATCCAGGAATTTTGTATAAAGACGCTGGACCCGATGTTCGGGACCGGCTCTTGGATCAGGTAGAATGGGATGACGAAAATAGGAATTTTATTCTGCTTGCCTTAGCCTGGATTGGGGATGAACAAGTCGTTCGCCGCTTTCAAGAATGGCGGATGAAGCCTCCGGAGTGGGCAGAGCATTTGTACGTCGTTCCAGCATTGTACGCCCGGGAAGCGGGCTGGGAGCTGTCGGATTCTGGGCAACGCCGCAACCTGGTTCAAGGGAGTAGCTATGCTGTTGAGAAAATGGAAGACCAGCGCGATTCCACAGTTCAACAGATGTTCTCTGGATTTTTAAGACATGCTGCTGCGGCTTGCTCGTGGTGCAGCGGGAAATTAACTAGACTGATCGATGTGGATACGACCCATACGGCACTGGCCAGATTGAACCTGTCCTGGGAGCGGCTGCAGGTGGATACCTGTGTGAATTGTGGATGTTATGGCGTTATTTATATGGAACTGGATGGAGACGGTGCGCCAAGCTGGAGCGCATATAACCGGAAGCCCGATTACTTGCCCGACATTGAATTAGAAGAATACAGCAGAGAGTATTTGCTGGTTGGTCCGCAACTGATGTTATCCAGCATCCCTCGTTCTGCTTACTACGCCGCGGTATGGGAGTTGGATTCCCATTCCAAATTCGGCGGATATCCGGGTTGGGTACAAGATGCCGGATACCCGAATTGTCCATGCTGTGGCCGGAGTATGCTTTTTATCGGACAGTTGGATTGGTCGGATTTGGAGGATTACGGTGAGGGGATTTATTATATGTTTATTTGTCCCAAGGACCGGATAACGGCGACAACGTACCAGCAAAGCTGA
- a CDS encoding metallophosphoesterase family protein has product MKKHSKRSLQIVDIAREPLERIPYITAASRGAGISYEWLPIYWGEMIGLPEEWDALVIASDLQGIAGHSSVEGQEANQVVESARGAQKLLGEELAEMLALLLQIHLPDLDPAKVMVCLCGDLFTDLARRGASGDPLPVWRAFRKYFGFVTGVTGNHDLLTKAGIDELSSTAGIHFFSDVDKFTYGGLTIAGLGGIIGRTDKPNRIAEADYLETLRRLVRQGPDILLLHESPKIEAHGLPGNPDIFEELEGAPVPLVCCGHIHWEQGLAELDDGPQVLNADGRAYIFTAAVLD; this is encoded by the coding sequence ATGAAGAAACATAGCAAGAGATCGCTGCAAATTGTAGACATCGCCCGAGAACCCTTGGAGAGAATTCCTTATATCACTGCCGCTTCCCGAGGAGCAGGCATATCCTACGAATGGCTCCCAATTTATTGGGGTGAGATGATTGGGCTGCCGGAAGAATGGGATGCGCTGGTTATCGCTTCTGATTTGCAGGGGATCGCGGGGCATAGTAGTGTAGAGGGCCAGGAAGCTAATCAAGTGGTGGAATCTGCGAGAGGCGCGCAGAAGCTGCTGGGCGAAGAACTAGCGGAGATGCTGGCGCTCTTGCTGCAAATCCATTTGCCGGACTTGGACCCGGCCAAGGTGATGGTATGCCTTTGCGGCGATTTATTTACAGATCTAGCCCGAAGGGGGGCCAGCGGCGATCCACTTCCCGTATGGCGAGCTTTCCGCAAATATTTCGGGTTCGTGACAGGCGTTACTGGGAATCATGATCTCTTGACGAAGGCGGGGATAGACGAATTATCCTCTACGGCAGGAATTCATTTTTTCTCTGATGTAGATAAGTTTACATACGGCGGGCTGACCATAGCAGGGCTAGGAGGGATCATTGGCAGGACGGACAAACCTAACCGCATCGCGGAAGCTGATTATCTGGAAACCTTGCGTCGGCTTGTCAGGCAGGGGCCTGATATTCTACTGCTTCATGAAAGCCCAAAGATCGAAGCGCATGGACTACCAGGCAACCCGGATATTTTCGAAGAGCTGGAGGGGGCTCCTGTCCCATTAGTCTGCTGTGGGCATATTCATTGGGAACAGGGGCTGGCTGAACTAGATGACGGTCCGCAGGTTCTAAATGCGGATGGTCGTGCTTATATCTTCACAGCTGCGGTGCTGGATTAG
- a CDS encoding MFS transporter, with protein sequence MPLVIYVLGLMIFSMTTSEFMVAGMMSSLSRDFGVSIAAVGYLISAYAAGMIIGGPLLTVGLYKVPRKKAFMVLAIVFFAGQTLGALAPNYEIMMVARVITGIASSACFGVSIALALTLVSSESGGRAASIVLGGLMVATAIGLPVAMLCDQYFGWRASFWAVDVLVLLSAILAQWLIPSSPSAESVSIWEEFKDFNNRHLWAAYTTSMLIIGAAFAAFSYFSPILTDVAGFGEQTVPLLLGIYGVATVIGNIITGRLADRYMMPILTTGLIMLTSALIIFGLLADHPVIVVMAVIVIGLAGVPMNPAMTTRVTRSSNAGSLVNTIHVSIINLGIVIGSSLGGFTIDQGFGLTSPLWVGVILAVLGLISLLPYLLKIRETEVQTGSRKQTCA encoded by the coding sequence GTGCCGTTAGTCATCTATGTACTTGGCCTCATGATATTTTCCATGACCACCTCAGAATTTATGGTCGCCGGAATGATGTCTTCATTGTCGAGGGATTTCGGAGTCTCGATTGCAGCAGTTGGATATCTTATTTCCGCCTATGCCGCCGGAATGATTATTGGGGGGCCGCTTCTTACAGTGGGATTGTATAAGGTGCCGCGTAAAAAAGCTTTTATGGTGCTTGCTATTGTCTTCTTTGCGGGCCAAACCTTGGGAGCCCTAGCACCAAACTATGAGATAATGATGGTAGCGAGGGTAATTACCGGAATCGCTTCATCTGCTTGCTTTGGGGTCTCTATTGCGCTAGCTCTAACGCTTGTAAGTTCGGAGTCCGGCGGCCGTGCAGCATCCATCGTTCTAGGCGGTTTAATGGTGGCTACTGCGATCGGTCTGCCTGTTGCGATGCTGTGCGATCAGTATTTTGGATGGCGCGCAAGCTTTTGGGCGGTCGATGTTCTGGTACTATTGTCCGCAATTCTGGCACAATGGCTCATTCCTTCATCGCCATCTGCAGAATCCGTAAGTATATGGGAAGAATTCAAAGACTTCAACAATCGTCACTTGTGGGCCGCTTATACGACTAGCATGTTGATTATTGGAGCGGCTTTTGCGGCATTCAGTTATTTTTCACCAATCCTGACCGATGTTGCTGGTTTTGGAGAGCAGACTGTCCCGCTTTTGCTTGGCATCTACGGGGTGGCAACAGTCATCGGGAATATCATCACAGGAAGGCTTGCTGACCGATATATGATGCCTATATTAACTACAGGTTTGATTATGCTCACTTCCGCATTGATTATATTTGGCTTGTTGGCTGATCACCCAGTAATCGTAGTGATGGCTGTGATCGTCATTGGGCTCGCAGGAGTGCCAATGAATCCGGCAATGACGACCAGAGTTACACGCTCCTCCAATGCGGGATCATTGGTTAATACGATTCATGTCTCCATTATCAATCTAGGTATTGTTATAGGCTCATCACTCGGAGGATTCACTATCGATCAAGGTTTTGGTTTGACTTCTCCTTTATGGGTTGGTGTGATCCTGGCTGTACTGGGACTTATTTCATTGCTGCCTTATCTGTTAAAGATCCGTGAAACGGAGGTTCAGACGGGAAGCAGGAAACAGACTTGCGCATAA
- a CDS encoding suppressor of fused domain protein, whose protein sequence is MSEEVEENTSGWDAIDQELGKIYGEQELKHYGTMIPYSLGGEDPLDGISAYKSETPVPHWHFVTYGFSELYEKELENAEYSGYGFELTFRLVRNEDEEEPPAWALNLLQNMGRYVFGSGNVFRSGDYLDANGPICLGADTLLTALAFTLDPELPTIETPNGHLEFIQMVGITVDELEAMQTWNTLGVLEAGLAQIPGYVTDLTRDSLLEVPAIAEAVEQGIEQEGSNTGFLFVDQLGWEPGKKGWFNKQPDRVKLGAKQAGIIGKLLRGRILKQRSLTLVSQEIRVVFEPGESAEFRMEDKEVSIRLNQEAATELSQRLVPLESEFGLASLPGLLFQIIKTHIKDQEGNVVETIG, encoded by the coding sequence ATGAGCGAAGAAGTAGAAGAAAATACATCCGGCTGGGATGCGATTGATCAGGAATTAGGTAAAATCTACGGGGAGCAAGAGCTGAAGCATTATGGGACGATGATTCCCTATTCACTTGGAGGCGAGGATCCACTCGATGGTATTAGCGCCTACAAAAGCGAGACGCCAGTGCCACATTGGCATTTTGTCACGTATGGATTTTCGGAACTGTATGAGAAAGAATTGGAGAATGCGGAGTACAGCGGTTACGGGTTTGAACTTACATTTCGGCTTGTGCGGAATGAAGACGAGGAAGAGCCTCCCGCATGGGCGCTCAATTTGCTGCAAAATATGGGGAGATACGTGTTCGGCAGCGGCAATGTGTTCCGCTCCGGTGATTATTTGGATGCCAATGGCCCCATCTGCCTTGGCGCGGATACGCTACTCACCGCACTTGCTTTTACACTCGACCCGGAACTACCGACGATTGAGACACCGAATGGTCATTTGGAATTTATTCAAATGGTTGGCATTACAGTCGATGAGCTTGAGGCCATGCAGACTTGGAATACATTAGGCGTGCTTGAAGCAGGCTTGGCACAGATTCCAGGTTATGTTACGGATTTAACGCGTGATTCTCTTTTAGAGGTTCCGGCGATTGCTGAGGCGGTTGAACAGGGGATAGAGCAGGAAGGCTCTAATACTGGCTTTTTATTCGTGGATCAGTTGGGCTGGGAGCCAGGGAAGAAAGGATGGTTCAACAAACAGCCGGATCGCGTGAAGCTCGGAGCGAAGCAGGCTGGAATCATTGGCAAACTGCTGCGTGGACGGATATTAAAACAAAGAAGTCTTACCCTTGTGAGTCAAGAAATCCGTGTTGTATTTGAGCCAGGAGAAAGTGCCGAGTTTCGTATGGAGGATAAGGAAGTCAGTATTCGTTTGAATCAAGAAGCTGCCACCGAGCTCAGTCAAAGGCTGGTACCACTGGAAAGCGAGTTTGGACTGGCTTCACTGCCAGGGCTTTTGTTCCAAATCATAAAGACTCATATTAAAGATCAAGAGGGCAACGTCGTCGAGACGATCGGCTGA
- a CDS encoding DUF6138 family protein — translation MNQYVEAFLDDVWSQIIPVYERESKRIQELKNRSRLQAGVNDYFKVSWKNEQQGGGYGTIYIDLYEPFDWSDSSYTVEAGSYIEGLLEMKDEALLEELYSALRAQVEETFQSDRYGSRFFDYRMELILELERGSAAQHRQEVLINEHKLQVLKQELAAFIQSKVLAELPVRPNEDDEFFFARHLLNPQFFAQKSDIIDPLIQRLNDKHRANRSRLEQWSYQYTSALREWAEKQFLERYFDRTGNFGHEWLLKEGAKASLPNADAIEFFLYAALQIGRKKPDTRKEYLELAKQLGSEQAANYLQQGSGRYESMRQGSLFQGKANDILQTIDIRIASEEEAAYREALDYVISLLEQGFPKGYKLTLRSKAKNYLPVKKLAKSQQHQFFANCVQYPDLFPRVAKYVEAALEEFAWYGDVEPGEKSAMPGTYAVFGLGLYSEVYYPLVQRYMELVDTEHQSVQDGYAEAFVEAHGLSVQQMPVLISILLGGNESAGAVKNIVIDSLELADALVHELAAKEDYQREYVLYRIFGSRSKLAQRAKKETSPLKDKLQILLAWMR, via the coding sequence TTGAATCAATATGTCGAAGCTTTTCTTGACGATGTATGGAGTCAGATTATCCCGGTCTATGAGCGGGAAAGCAAAAGAATTCAAGAGTTAAAAAATCGTAGCCGGCTTCAGGCTGGGGTGAACGATTACTTTAAAGTCTCGTGGAAGAACGAACAGCAAGGCGGCGGATACGGAACGATATATATCGATTTATATGAACCCTTTGATTGGAGCGATAGCTCTTATACGGTAGAAGCAGGTTCTTATATTGAAGGTTTGCTGGAAATGAAGGATGAAGCGCTGTTGGAGGAACTTTATTCCGCTTTACGTGCGCAAGTAGAAGAGACTTTTCAATCCGATCGATATGGCAGCCGGTTTTTCGATTACCGAATGGAACTGATTCTGGAATTGGAGCGGGGGTCTGCCGCGCAGCACCGTCAAGAGGTGCTAATCAATGAGCATAAACTTCAAGTGCTGAAGCAGGAACTCGCTGCGTTTATCCAATCCAAGGTACTGGCAGAGCTGCCAGTGCGACCGAACGAAGACGATGAGTTTTTCTTTGCGCGCCATTTACTTAATCCGCAGTTTTTTGCGCAGAAATCTGACATTATAGATCCGTTAATTCAGCGTCTGAACGACAAGCATCGTGCGAACCGCAGCCGTTTGGAGCAGTGGTCCTATCAGTATACTTCAGCCTTAAGAGAGTGGGCGGAAAAACAGTTTTTGGAGCGGTATTTTGACCGAACCGGGAATTTCGGGCATGAATGGCTGCTTAAAGAAGGAGCCAAGGCTAGCCTGCCGAATGCCGATGCAATAGAATTTTTCCTATATGCGGCGCTGCAGATTGGCCGTAAAAAGCCGGACACTCGCAAGGAATATCTTGAACTTGCCAAGCAGCTCGGATCGGAACAGGCAGCAAATTATTTGCAGCAGGGCAGCGGACGGTATGAAAGCATGCGGCAAGGCAGCTTGTTCCAAGGCAAAGCGAATGATATTTTGCAGACGATCGACATCCGAATTGCGTCTGAAGAGGAAGCGGCCTACCGCGAAGCGCTGGATTATGTCATCTCGCTGTTGGAACAAGGATTCCCCAAAGGTTATAAGCTTACGTTACGAAGCAAAGCCAAAAACTATTTACCGGTTAAAAAGCTGGCGAAATCGCAGCAGCATCAATTTTTTGCCAATTGCGTCCAGTACCCAGACTTGTTTCCGCGCGTAGCGAAATATGTGGAAGCTGCTTTGGAGGAATTCGCCTGGTACGGGGATGTGGAGCCCGGCGAGAAGTCGGCAATGCCCGGAACCTATGCAGTGTTTGGATTGGGATTGTACAGCGAAGTCTATTACCCGCTCGTGCAGCGGTACATGGAATTGGTGGATACGGAGCATCAATCGGTTCAGGACGGATATGCGGAGGCTTTTGTGGAAGCACATGGGCTTTCCGTGCAACAGATGCCAGTGTTGATATCTATCTTACTGGGAGGCAATGAGTCGGCAGGGGCAGTTAAAAATATCGTCATCGACAGCCTGGAACTGGCGGACGCACTTGTGCATGAGCTTGCAGCAAAGGAAGACTATCAGCGTGAATACGTTCTTTACCGGATTTTTGGCAGCCGCAGCAAGCTCGCGCAGCGTGCGAAGAAAGAAACATCGCCACTCAAGGACAAGCTGCAGATACTGCTGGCCTGGATGAGATAA
- a CDS encoding RNA ligase family protein has protein sequence MKIKYPKTMHLPWSRGYTDDDKILRNTDHFVGREVVITEKMDGENTTMYPDFIHARSLDSKDHSSRHYVKTLHGGIKYLIPEGHRLCGENVYAKHSLYYSALPSYFMLFSVWNEHNICLSWDETVDLAARLNLSTVPVLYRGIWSEEAAKACYTTQSRCGGEQEGYVVRLASAFAYEDFKRSVAKFVRKNHVQTDEHWLSKQVESNLLTEVAAE, from the coding sequence ATGAAAATCAAATATCCGAAAACGATGCATCTGCCATGGTCGCGCGGGTATACCGATGATGATAAGATTTTACGAAATACCGATCATTTTGTAGGGCGAGAAGTCGTTATTACTGAAAAAATGGACGGCGAAAATACGACCATGTATCCAGATTTCATTCATGCCAGATCGCTGGACAGTAAGGACCATTCATCCCGGCATTACGTAAAAACGCTGCATGGCGGCATTAAATACCTGATTCCGGAAGGACATCGGTTATGCGGTGAGAATGTGTACGCGAAGCATTCCCTGTATTATTCGGCTCTGCCAAGTTATTTCATGCTGTTCTCCGTATGGAATGAGCACAATATTTGCCTGTCTTGGGATGAGACAGTAGATTTGGCGGCACGGCTCAATTTGTCGACAGTTCCTGTGCTGTACCGAGGAATTTGGAGCGAGGAAGCGGCTAAGGCGTGTTATACCACACAGTCTCGCTGCGGCGGAGAACAAGAAGGATACGTTGTCAGGCTGGCATCTGCCTTTGCGTATGAGGATTTCAAACGGTCCGTAGCCAAATTCGTCCGTAAAAACCATGTTCAAACCGATGAACATTGGTTAAGCAAACAGGTTGAATCGAACCTGCTTACCGAGGTAGCGGCGGAATAA
- a CDS encoding TetR/AcrR family transcriptional regulator: protein MSKSGRPREFKDTAVIDAAVEVFRTNGYEACSTDDLCKQTGLGRGSLYNAFGSKHELYEHALRRYHEVGIQAQIEILEQEGPVKDCLRSLLEWEIPRGEKDDSRGCLLINAAGERAKSDPVVERIFKQHVDLLEQAIWKAIRRGQDTGEISKEQSTEELAGMILSSYYGLRVIFPATMNYTLAKRIIDGTLDSIF, encoded by the coding sequence ATGAGCAAAAGTGGAAGACCTCGAGAGTTTAAAGATACCGCTGTTATTGATGCCGCTGTGGAAGTGTTCAGGACGAATGGCTATGAAGCCTGTTCAACGGATGACCTCTGTAAGCAAACTGGACTCGGCAGAGGAAGTTTATATAACGCATTTGGCAGCAAGCACGAATTGTATGAGCATGCCCTTCGGCGTTATCATGAAGTGGGTATTCAGGCGCAAATCGAAATATTGGAGCAAGAGGGCCCGGTAAAGGACTGTCTCCGCTCGTTATTGGAGTGGGAGATTCCAAGGGGAGAGAAAGATGACAGTAGAGGCTGTCTTCTGATTAATGCGGCGGGTGAAAGGGCAAAGAGCGACCCAGTCGTCGAGAGGATCTTCAAGCAACATGTAGATTTACTGGAACAAGCGATATGGAAAGCCATCCGAAGGGGCCAGGATACGGGCGAAATATCAAAAGAGCAATCAACTGAAGAGCTTGCCGGAATGATACTTAGCAGCTATTATGGACTTCGCGTTATTTTTCCAGCTACGATGAATTACACTTTGGCGAAAAGGATCATTGACGGAACCCTAGATTCCATTTTTTAG
- a CDS encoding DUF2625 family protein — protein sequence MLNESKKPIEELIDAENDSWVELSEMLKDSANTYRIIPAELDTAKETLYALQVSTRSYLGSVAYRTGGILFDEGWITLLGAGRAEICGSLTSWNGLHKNDLEFAPLEGMLVVAYDAAGGFFALDTGRYEGTGLIYYFAPDTLEWESTELAYSGFMAWLADGDLEQFYQTFRWKGWQEQVRQLESDQVLSYYPPLWSEEGDGQNSSKSPISVKEAWLAAVKQ from the coding sequence ATGTTAAATGAATCTAAAAAACCCATCGAAGAACTTATAGATGCTGAAAATGATTCATGGGTCGAACTTAGCGAAATGCTGAAAGACAGTGCAAATACCTACAGAATTATACCAGCAGAGTTAGATACAGCTAAGGAGACTTTATACGCTTTGCAAGTGAGCACCCGATCCTACTTAGGGAGTGTCGCCTACCGGACCGGAGGGATCTTGTTTGATGAAGGATGGATTACTCTGCTTGGAGCTGGTAGAGCTGAAATATGCGGCAGTTTGACTTCTTGGAATGGACTTCATAAGAATGATCTAGAGTTTGCTCCCTTGGAGGGAATGCTGGTTGTAGCCTACGATGCTGCAGGCGGTTTTTTCGCCTTGGATACAGGACGATATGAAGGTACCGGTCTAATCTATTATTTTGCTCCGGACACGCTGGAATGGGAGTCAACCGAGCTAGCTTATTCCGGATTTATGGCGTGGCTGGCCGATGGAGATCTGGAGCAGTTCTACCAAACCTTCCGCTGGAAAGGCTGGCAGGAGCAAGTCAGGCAGTTGGAGTCCGATCAAGTACTGAGTTACTACCCGCCGCTGTGGTCGGAAGAAGGGGACGGGCAGAACAGTAGCAAAAGCCCGATCTCGGTCAAGGAAGCATGGCTCGCAGCTGTAAAACAATAA